A window of Halopseudomonas sabulinigri genomic DNA:
GCCGCGGCTGGTCGAACCGGGACTGATCGAAGCCAGTATCCTGTTGCGCGACCATCAGGCGACTGTCGAAATCCCCTACTCCGCCAACAGCTACAGCATTCGCCACAAAAGCAGCGAAAATCTGGACTACAAGAACGGTGAAATTCACCGTAACTACAACCGCTGGGTGATGAACCTTTCGTCGGCCATTCAGCAACAACTGAGCGCCGAAGCCTACGGCAGCAGCCCGCAGGGCGGCCAGATTCGCTGAACCCACAGCGCTACGCTGGGTCAACTGCAGTAATACCCGCGTAGCGCAGGAGGATCACCGCATGCTCAACATCACGCTCGACCCCGATAGCGCCATCGTCACCCTCGAACCCCACGGCACCCTCAGCGAAGAGGATTTTCGCCGTGCCGGCGCCGCCGTCGATCCCTTCATCGAGCTGCACGGCGGCTTGCGCGGCATGATCATTCACGTGCACTCGTTTCCGGGCTGGGATTCGTTCAGCGCCATGATTTCGCATCTGTCCTTTGTTCAGCAGCACCATCGCAAGGTGAAGCGAATTGCCGTCGCCAGCGATAGCAATCTGGGCAACCTGGCCGAAGCCATTGGCTCTCACCTGGTCGCCGCCGAGATCAGGCCGTTCGGCTTTGATCAACTGGAGGACGCCAAGCGCTGGATTCTGGCCGGCTGAGATGCTCGCTCTCCCGGTTAACGACTGACAACCAAGCCACCTCTCGAAGCTGCCACAAAGTCGTGCTATACAGAAGCCATCACTTTTCCAGGGACAGGAGCAGTTATGGCACTCGACACCGCCACCAGCGGCCGCATTCATAGCATTCTCGGCAGCGCACAGGCCAAAATAGAACAACTGCGCAACCTTGAACCCTTTCTGATCGATCTCTCGCTGCGGGAAAACCCGGTCGGCGCGCGCGTGGGCCAAACCCTGGCCGACAAGCTGGCGATCCTGCCCAAGGTGCGCGCCTTCGGCTTCGACAAGATATTGCTCGGCACCCTCGACTACTCGATGCCCGATGAACTCGAAGTCGATGACGACTTCATGCTGTACCTGCGTGACCAGCAGATCGATACCACCGGCTGCTACGCCTTCACCGACATTGGCCTGGTCGACGCGCAGGGTCAGTTCACGCCCTCGCCATCAATGCTCAAGCTGCGCGATTACCGCGTGCCCAACACCCTGCACGAAATCTACCTGAGCAAGGATGGCATGGCCGGCCAGTACGACTTGCCAACACTGGTGCGCAGCCTGCCCGCCAGCATCGCCTGGTTGCAGCAGAACATTCGTGGCGATAATGGCGGTGCACCGAAGATTCTGATCAACGTGGTCGACGGCTGCGATGCCCTGGCCGAAGATCCGGACACAGCCTGCAGTGTGTTCGCCCTGCTCGCCCAGCAACCCATAGAAGGCATTAGCATCGAGGACGACCGCGGCACCTACCTGCCGTTCCAGGTGGGTGCCTTTGTTGCTGCCATCCGCTGCGTGCTGCCGGCGCCGTTGAAGCTGTTGGTGCACATGCATGCCGGCGGCGGGTTCGAGAATGCCTCGGTGCTCGAAGCGCTGCTCAACGGCGCCGATGGCGCGTGGGGCGGCTTGCCCAAACGGGCAGCGATCATCGGTCATGCCTCGCTGGGTGAGCTGATCGCCAACCTGGTGCGTGTCGGCAACCCGCACATGAGCACGCGCTATCAACTGGATCAACTACTGCCGCTGGCAACCCAGCTGCAGGTGCTCGACGAAGAAGAGACAGTACCGGACGACCTGCCAATCCTGGGTTACAACGCGTACCGCTTACCGTTGAGCTTTTTTCGCCAGCGTGCCGATCGCTTCATGGATCTCATCCCGGAAGCCATTGGGGGCAGTTACCGTTACCGCATCTGCCCGGTGGTCAGCGACCCGGCGGTGATTGCCGGGCGTCTGGCCGAGGTCACCGGCCAGCCCGCCGACAGCTTTAGCCAGGCAGTCCTGCAACAGATGGTGCGCTTGATGCGGCGCGAACTGCGCGCCGGAGAACGCATTGTCTACGACCAGCCGGCGCAGTTACTGGCGCTCTACGACAGAGCCTGCAACAGCCTGTGAGCCGTTGCAACGGCGGCCATGAGCCAGACAAGGCTTTACAAGCCGTGCGGCTGGTCGTAAAAAAGACCCTTAACGTTCGACAGATTTCTGCATGGATCAGCAGCCACGCGCCAGGGAAGCCGCTGAACCTTGCACTCTGCACTCCCTACTCAGAGTTGAAGGACCATGACTGACATAGCCCGCGAGATAGAACAGGATAGCGCCGTCTACAAAACCCTGCTGGAATCCACCAAGGCCATTCCCTGGAAAATCGACTGGGCGACCATGCAGTTCGCCTACATCGGTCCGCAAATTGAAGCCCTGCTGGGTTGGGCCCAGAACAGCTGGCTCAGCGTCAACGACTGGTCCGACCGCATGCATCCCGAGGACCGCGAGTGGGTGGTGAATTTCTGCGTATCGCAATCGCAATCAGGCATCGATCACGAAGCCGACTATCGCGCGCTGACCCGCGACGGTAACTACGTATGGATTCGCGATGTGGTGCACGTGGTGCGCAATGATGATGGCGAGGTAGAAGCGCTGGTTGGCTTCATGTTCGACATCAGTGAGCGCAAGAAAACCGAAGAAAAGTTGCTGACCCTCCAGAAAGAGCTGGAAGAGCTGTCGTTCAAGGATGGCCTGACCGGCGTGGCCAACCGCCGTATGTTCGACTCGATAATGCAACTGGAGTGGACCAACTCAAGGCGCACCGGCCAGCCCTTGTCGGTCATCATGATCGATATCGACTACTTCAAGCAGTACAACGACCATTATGGCCACCTCAAGGGCGATGATTGCCTCCGGCGCGTGGCCAAGGCGCTGAACACGGCCGCAGCGCGCTCACGCGACTTTTTCGCCCGTTACGGCGGCGAAGAGTTCATTCTGGTACTGCCGGAAACCGACGCTGCCGCGGCCGAGCGCGTAGCCGAACGCTGTCGCAACCTGGTGTTCAAAGAACAGATCCAGCACGACTACTCCGCCGTCAGCCAGATACTGACCATCAGCATGGGTCTGGGCACCATAACGCCCAGCCAGAAGGACGAACCCCGCGCCTTCATCGACGCGGTGGATCGCAACCTCTATCTGGCCAAGCAACAGGGCCGCAACCGGCAGGTCAGCGGCCTGGACTGAACGCCGCCTATGCCGGCTGAAACACCAGCCAGCCGGCATACAACCCCAGCAGCAAGAAGGCCAGCGCCGTCACCCGGCGTATCCACACCAGCGGCAACTTGTCAGCGGCGGCATTGCCCAGCAATACCACCGGCACGTTGGCCAGCAGCATGCCCAGCGTAGTGCCGAGGACTACCCACAGGTAGGCATCAAACTGCGCTGCCAGCACCACGGTCGCAATCTGTGTCTTGTCGCCCATCTCCGCCAGGAAGAAGGCAATCAGCGTCGCCATGAAGGCGCCATAACGGCCAATGGGCGGCGTGTCATCTTCATCCAGCTTGTCTGGCACCAGGGTCCAGGCGGCGACCGCCAGGAAAGATACGGCCAGAATACCGTGCTGCCATTCATAACTGAGCAGATCGGCCACCACCTGCCCGACCGCGCCAGCCAGGGCGTGGTTGACGACAGTGGCAACAAGAATGCCCCAGATGATCGGCCAGGGCCGACGGAAACGCGCCGCCAGCAGCAAGGCCAGCAATTGGGTTTTGTCGCCGATCTCTGCCAGCGAGACAATCCCGGTTGATACAAAAAAAGCTTCCACGGAGGTTCCAACGGAGGGCGGGTCAGACATACCAATGACACACAAACACCCCCGCCCTCGGCTGGTGCTCGTATGTCATAGGTCTCGTCAAACCCGTGCCGCGAGGTGCGGCTGAGGTTTGCGAACGCCATGATCTGCGGATCAATTATGTTGACGTTCGCCAATGGAAGGCAGGCTTCCGGAGAGACTACTCCCCTAAGACGGGGGCAAATTTAACAGCATCGGCGCGCGCAGGCAACGGCAAAATCAGCCGGGCGCGACCGCCGAGTAAACCTTGAAGCGATTATTCTCGCGCAGTACCTCACAGGGGCCAATGTGCTGTTCTATCAATGGCGGGTACCGCAGAAAACCGTTGGCCACAATGCGCAGCTCACCGCGCGGCAACAGGTTGCGGGTTACCTGATTGAAAAAACGTTCGGCGATGCTGGTGTCCTGGCGGATACCAGTATGAAACGGCGGATTACTGATCACGCTGGCGTAGCGCCCATGTACTTCGCTCAGGCCATCGGAGGCATACACCTGCGCTGCAACGCCGTTCAGTTGCAGCGACTGCTGAGCACACCAGAGCGCCAGCGCATCCACATCAACCAGTTCGAACTGGCACGCCGGGTTGCGCCGCGCCAGCGCAATGGACAACACGCCCGAGCCGCAGCCAAAATCCAGCACCTTGCCGCTGGGCAGCGCCTTGCGCTCATCCAGCAGCAGCTCACTACCCTCGTCCAGACGGCCGTGGCTGAACACGCCGGGCAGACTCAGCAGGTCAATCTGCTGGTCGTCCAACTGCAACTGGTAGCGCTGTTGCCAGGCGTCCAGTTTGAACGGCGCTGCTGGGCGGTCGGTAACCACCCGCCAGAGCTGACAGTGGCGCGCGGAATCCAGTTTCTCCGGCGTCGCACCATACGCACCCAATAGCCGTTCGGCGCGGGTAATACCCCCCTTCTTCTCGCCCACCAGATAGATCGGCTTGCCCAGCGCCAGCAACGGCGCCACCTGCGCCAGAGCATACTCGGCACGTTCAATGGCTTTGGGCATGAGCACGATGGCGGCATCCAGCGCCTCGACCTCGGGGCACAGATGGGAGAACACCAGTCGCTCGGCCGGCAGCTGACCGGAGAGCCCCTGAATGACTGCAAAATCCCAGCTCCAGAGCGTCCAGTCGGCCGCCAGGCTGCGGGTCAGGCCGTCGGCGGTCGGATTGACCAGCAGCAGACGCTGGCCGCTGAACAGCTCGGCACTGCGTTCAAGAATCTGACTGGTATTGTCCATGGGCTACTCCTGATGATGGCCAGCGGGTTGCGCAAAGGGCGCATTGTAAGCGCAGCGCCAAGACGCTGAAACCTGCAATTACGATCGCGGCTTGGCCCGCCGCGTGGGTTCGGCCTGCAGCGGATCATCCGGCCAATAATGTTTCGGATAGCGGCCTTTCATCTCTTTCTTTACCTCGGCGTAACTGCCGCGCCAGAAGCCGGCCAGATCCTGGGTGACCTGCACCGGGCGCTGTGCTGGCGAGAGCAACTGCAGTTTGAGCGGCTGCCGCCCGCGCGCAATGCGCGGGTTGTCGGCACTGCCGAACAGCTCCTGCAGCCGCACCGACAGGCTCGGCGGCGTTTCACTGTAATCAATGCGAATGCGCGAACCGGTCGGCACTTGCCAATGGGTCGGTGCCTGCTCGTCCAGTTGTTGTGGTAACGGCCAGGGCAAGCGCGCCGCGAGTATGCCGGGCAGATCGAGGTTGGCAAAATGGGCCAGCCGGGTAACCTTGTCCAGATAGGGCGCGAGCCAGTCTTCGAGACTATCGAGCAGCGTCTGGTCAGACATATCCGGCCAGTCACTGGTGGGCTGCTGCGCCAGATCCAGGGCACGCAGCAGCGCAATGCGCGCCTGCCATTGGCGCAGCGCCGGCGTCCAGGGCAGCAACGCCAAGCCTTGCCGGCGTACTACGTCACAGAGCGCGCGCTGACGTTGCTGCGGATCAATTTGTGGCAGCGCAGTGCGCTGCCAGACCAGTTCGCCGATGCGCTCCTGGCGTTCGGCCAACAGACTTTCGCTGCGCGCGTCCCAGGCCAAGGTATCGCGCTGGTTCAGTAGTTCAGGCTGCAGCGCCAGCAGTGCCGGTACATCCAGCTCGGCTGCCAGAAAAATCCGCGCATTACGCTGCGCGGCCTGGCCGCCCAGGGCGGCAATCGCCAGCCAGCTCGACTGCTGTAACGAGTCGGGTTCGATAAAGGCAGCGGCGCGACCATTGGCCAGCCGGTACTCGCTGCCAGCTGCGCCGCGCCGTTGCGCGATGCGATCCGGATAGGCCAGCGCCAGCAGCACGCCCACCCATTTATCGTGCGCTGGATCACTCACCTGCCCCCACTGCGGCAATCGCTGCAGTTGCCGCTGCCACTGCTCGGCCAGCTTGCGCGCACGCTGCAGGGCGCCGCGGTCGGCATCAGCGCCACGGGCGTCGTCAAACAGCGCCAGGCGCAAACTCGCATCGACACTGACAGCGCGCCGCAACAGGTCACGTTCATCCACAATTGCGGCCAGCCGCGCCGCCATCTGGCCCAGGCCAACGCGCTGCCCTACCACCAGCATATGCGCCAGCCTGGGATGCATGGGCAGACTCACCAGGGTTTCGCCATGTGCGGTCAGCTGCCATCCCCGCTCGCTGTGCTGCAAGGCGCCCAGGCGCTGCAACAATTCGCGACCCTGCTGCAAGGCCGCAGCGGGCGGCGGGTCGAGCCAGACCAGTTCGCTCGTGTCCTGCACGCCCCAGTGCGCCAACTGCAATGCCAGTGGCGCCAGATCGGCCTGGCGGATTTCTGGTTCACGCTGGGCTGCCAACTGCTCATGCTGCTGCGCAGACCACAACCGATAGCAGACGCCGGGCTCCAGGCGACCGGCGCGGCCCGCGCGCTGTTCCGCGGCAGCGCGGGAGACGCGGCGAGTCTGCAGCCGGGTCATGCCGGTTTGCGGGTCGAAGGCGGCCTCGCGTGACAGGCCGGCATCGACCACCACACGAATGCCTTCAATGGTCAGACTGGTTTCGGCAATCGCAGTGGCCAGCACGATCTTGCGCTGCCCGATCGGCGCTGACTGAATCGCTTGACGCTGGGCGGTAAAGTCCAGCTCGCCGTACAGGGGCGTCAGCAGCACATCCGGCCGGCTGCCCAGGCTCTGCTCGAGCTGCGCTTGCACCCGGCGAATCTCGGCGGTGCCCGGCAGAAATACCAACAGGCTGCCCTGCTCATCGCTCAATGCCTGCAGCACCGTCTGACAAACCAGCGGCTCGATAAACTGCCGGGACTCCCAGGGCGCACCGTAGTTCACAGTCACCGGAAACTGGCGCCCCAGGCTGGTTACTACCGGGGCGTCGTCGAGCAACTGGCTGACGCCTTCGGCATCCAAAGTAGCCGACATCACCAGCAGGCGCAGCGGCAACTCATCGCGCAGGTATTGCTGAGTTTGTACGCAGAGCGCCAGGCCCAGATCGGCGTCCAGGCTGCGTTCGTGGAACTCATCGAAAATCACCAGGCCAACGCCTGGCAACTCGGGATCGGCCTGCAACTGGCGCTGCAGAATACCCTCGGTGACCACTTCGATTCGGGTAGCCGCGCTGACCTTGCTGTCGAGGCGAATGCGATAGCCCACGGTTTGCCCAACCGGCTCGCCCAGCATGTGGGCCAAGCGCTCGGCTGCGGCGCGAGCAGCCAGCCGGCGCGGCTCGAGCAAAATGATTTTCTGCCCGGCCAGCCACTCGGCCTGCAACAGGGCCAGCGGCACCAGCGTAGTTTTACCGGCACCGGGCGGCGCCTGCAGCACCGCCGAGAGATGGCTTTCCATGGCGTGCAGCAGTTGCGGCAGAATCTGGGTAACCGGGAGTTCACTCATGCGCTGACCATACCGAAAGAGAGGCCCGCATTATACGGGTTGCGGGCTTTCAGTCAGCCCGGCGCGCAGATATGCTATGCGCAACCGCTGTGGCGCCAGCACAGCTCCGCGCGACCCGTGCTTGCACACGGTGCCCCGCTGGCGTCCACCCTCACATCGTCTTATCAGGAGATCTGTCGCCATGCGTCTGAAGCCCCTTGCCGCCGTTCTGCTTGCTACCACCCTGACCACCCAGCTGACCGCCTGTGGCACCGTGTTTTACCCGGAGCGCCGCGGCCAGATCAGCGGTGAGATTGATCCTGGCGTCGCGATTCTCAACGGCATCGGCCTGTTGTTCTACATCATCCCCGGCGTCGTTGCCTTCGCGGTGGACTTCGCCACCGGCGCAATCTATCTGCCGGATGCGCGCTACAGCCTGGAGCCTTCGCAGCTGCAACCGGCAATCGACGCTGATGGCAAGGTCGACAAAAGCAAACTGCAGGCAATTCTGCACCGCGAGCTGAACCTGGATCTGCAACTCGATCAGGCTGAAGAAAGCCGGCAGCCTCTGCCCAGCCACATTGCCCTGCTGCATACCGCGCCGCGCGCGTGAGTTCAGAGCGTACGCACGACAGCGCCGAGCGCGCGCGCCTGCTGAGACTGGCGACCCGCGCCTCGGTCGCCGTGGCATTGGTGTTGATTGCACTCAAGGGTGGCGTGTGGCTGGCATCGGGTTCGGTCAGTCTGCTGGCCGGCCTGATCGACTCGCTGATGGATGCCGGCGCCTCGATCATCAACCTGTTTGCGGTGGGTTACGCGCTGAAGCCGGCAGACAAGGAGCACCGTTTCGGGCACGGCAAGGCCGAGGCCCTGGCCGGACTGGCGCAGGCCGCGTTCATCAGCGGCTCGGCACTGCTGGTGTTACTGCAAGGCGTCGACCGGCTGTTGCATCCGCAGCCGCTTGATGCGGCCTGGTCCGGCATTGCGGTCATGCTGTTCTCGATTATCGCTACCCTCGGGCTGCTGGCACTGCAACGCCACGTAATCAAGCGAACCGGCTCTACAGCGATCGGTGCCGATGCATTGCATTACCGTTCTGACCTGCTGCTCAACCTGAGCATCATCGCCGCCCTTCTGTTGGCGCAGTTTGGCGTGCAGCGTGCCGACGCTCTGTTTGGTCTGGCCATTGCGCTGTTCATCGCTTTTGGCGCGGTACAGATCGGGCGGCAGGCGGTGCAGATTCTGATGGACCGCGAATTACCTGACGGCGTGCGTGCCCACACCTTGCAACTGGCCCGCTCGATTCCCGGCGTACTGGACATCCATGACCTGCGCACCCGCGAATCGGGGCAGCATTGGTTTATGCAACTGCACTTGGAGCTTCCGGCCGAGCTCAGCCTGGCGCAAGCGCACGAAATCGGCGAGCAGGTGCGCCTGGCCATCATCACCCACTATCCCCAGGCCGAAGTACTGGTGCACAAGGACCCGGCCTGAGCCTCGGCTTGCAGCAAACCGCGCACAACAAAAAGGCGAGCCACCCGTTGAGTAGCTCGCCTTTTTTACGTCCGCTGGATTCCTTGTGGGATCTTGCCTTGCTCCCGTGCCTTGTGGGCTGGGTAACCGGCTGGCAGCACACCTGTTAGATGCTCTTGCCCCGACTCGCCGGATAAGCGAGGCGGCTGGACGACCGGTTCTGGCTGAAACTGTTGACTATAGTAGGCCGACCGGAGCGAAATAACTTACCTTATATTGCATAAAATATTGCCAAATCAGCAATTTTTATCTAAAAATCACAAAACATGCGCAATAAGGTAAAAACCGATGAATTCTCTCAACCTGGATCGCTACGACCTGAAGATTCTCGCTGCCCTGCAGCACGATGCACGCATCAGTAATCAGGAGCTGGCAGAACGCATTGGCTTGTCGCCCTCGCCCTGCTCACGCCGCGTCAAGGCACTGGAAGACAGCGGGCTGATAAAGCGTCAGGTTGCACTGCTTGACCCCGGCATGCTTGGGCTCAAGCTTACCGCCTTCGTGATGATCGGCATGGACCGCCACACCCCGGAACGCTTTGCCGGATTTGAAGCGGTAATCCGCGAATGCCCCGAGGTACTCGACTGTTGTCTGGTCACTGGCATGGACGCCGACTATCACCTGCGCGTGGTGGTGCCTGATATGGAGCACTATCAGCAGCTGCTGCTGGGCACGCTGACGCGTATCGAAGGCGTCTCCAGTGTGCGCTCCAGCTTTGTACTGAGCCAGGTACTGGCCAGCACCGAGCTGCCGCTCAAGCACCTGGGCCTGAACTGAAATAAGCGTGCTGACGCCTGCCACTGGCGCAAGCACGCTGCAGAGCCGTTATACTGGCGCCCCTTTTTCATCGTCTGGAGCCCGCCCATGACCTACGACCAGTTTGAAGCTCTCGCCATGCCGCTAATGATCTTTGGCCTTGTGGCCTTCATGGGTTTCATCGTCTGGGATCTGGCCAAGCAATCCAAGGCTGGACGCTACGGCACGTTTGTACTCTTTGGTGTACTGGGTCTGGGTGTGATGGCCTTTGTTATCAAGGAAGTGGTGATCGGCATCATCAGCTGAGCGCCACCTGCCAGTACAGCCGCGGCCAAAAAGCCGCCAAATCTGACCAATATCCCGCCTGCATCAAAGTCTGAATCATGATTCACTGCATTCAAACAATGAATACGGATTCAGATCATGGCTTACCGCACCACCGCCACCCGCATCGAACGTGACCAGGTACTGCGTGAACACATTCTCGATTGCGCCCTGCAACAGGTTGCCGAACAGGGTTTCACGGCCCTGACCATGAGCGGCCTTGCCGGTGCCGCCGGGGTCGCCACTGGCAGCCTGTACCGGCACTTTCCGGGCAAGGGTGCGCTGGCCGCCGATGTGTTTGTCAAAGCCACGCGCATCGAACTGAACACCCTCAAGGAACAATTTCAGGCACCGGGTAAAGCCTCTGACCGCCTGCGCAACGGCCTCACGCAGTTCGCCGCGCGGGCTTGGCACAGCCGCCAACTGGCCTACGCGCTGATCGCCGAACCCGCTGAAGAAGAGGTTGAAACCCAGCGCCTGTTCTATCGTCAGGCTTACGCCACCATTTACGGCGAGCTGTTGGCCGATGGCGTGGCCGATGGCAGTTTTGTCGTGGAAAACATCCCGCTCACCTCAGCCTGCCTGGTTGGCGCCATTGCCGAATCACTGGTCGGCCCGCTCTCGCCGCAGGCTCGCGCCGACCGGGAAAGCGGCCTCCCCAGCGAAAGCCTGGAGGCGGTTACCCGCACCATCACCCGTTTCTGTCTGCGCGCCCTGGGCGCCAAGGAGCCAACGCCATGAACCTGCACCAGTTCGCCGAAACCCATGAGGTATCCAATCAGGTCCCGCCGCTCAGCGGTATCAATCTGTACCGCGATGACCTGCCGCTGCAGGAATGGGTCAAGCGTTACCAGGGTGACTGGGCAGATGCGGCGCTGAACGCATACGGCCAACTCACCGGCAGCAGCCTGATGGAGGCCGGCTTTCTGGCCAATGAGAACAAACCGGTATTCCACAGCCATGATCGCTATGGGCATCGCATTGACCTGATCGAGTTTCACCCGGCCTACCATGAACTGATGGCCGCCGGAATTGGCGCGGGCATCACCAGCGCGCCCTGGACCGACCCGCGGCCCGGTGCGCAGGTGGCACGTGCGGCGACCATGTATTTGCATAACCAGGCCGAGGCCGGCACCAGTTGCCCAATGACCATGACCTACGCCTGCGTGCCCGCCCTGCGCCTGCAGCCCGACCTGGCCGAACATTGGCTACCCAAAATCCTCTCGCGCCAATACGACCCGCGCAACCTGCCGATCGAGCAGAAAACCGGCGCCACCATCGGTATGGCGATGACCGAGAAACAGGGCGGCACCGACGTGCGCGCTAACACCACCCGCGCCTACCCCGTGGGCACGGGGGGCCCTGGCCAGGCCTATGAACTGGTCGGCCACAAGTGGTTCTGCTCGGCCCCGATGTGCGATGCCTTCCTGACCCTGGCGCAGACCGACAAGGGGCTGAGTTGCTTCCTGCTGCCGCGCCATCGCCCGGACGGCTCACGCAATCAGTTTTACGTTCAGCGCCTGAAGAACAAACTGGGCAACTGGGCCAACGCCTCCAGCGAAGTCGAGTTCCGCGGCGCGCTGGCCTGGATGGTCGGGGCCGAAGGCCGTGGCGTACCGACCATCATCGAGATGGTCTCCCTCACCCGTTTCGATTGCATGATTGGCTCCAGCTCCCTGATGCGTCAGGCCTTGACCCAGGCAGCGCATCACTGCGCGCACCGCAAGGTCGGCACCCGCGTGCTCAACGAGCAGCCGCTGATGCAGAACGTACTGGCTGACCTGGCGCTGGAAAGCGAAGCGGCGCTGGCGCTGACCATGCGCATGGGCAAGGCGCTGGACAACCAGCATGATGAGCAGGAAGACAAGTTCGCCAGGCTGGTCACCGCCATCGGCAAATACTGGATCTGCAAGCGCGCGCCGGGGATGATCAACGAAGCGCAGGAATGCCTGGGCGGTGCCGGCTACGTGGAAGAAACTATCCTGCCGCGCCTGTACCGCGAAGCGCCGG
This region includes:
- a CDS encoding class I SAM-dependent methyltransferase; amino-acid sequence: MDNTSQILERSAELFSGQRLLLVNPTADGLTRSLAADWTLWSWDFAVIQGLSGQLPAERLVFSHLCPEVEALDAAIVLMPKAIERAEYALAQVAPLLALGKPIYLVGEKKGGITRAERLLGAYGATPEKLDSARHCQLWRVVTDRPAAPFKLDAWQQRYQLQLDDQQIDLLSLPGVFSHGRLDEGSELLLDERKALPSGKVLDFGCGSGVLSIALARRNPACQFELVDVDALALWCAQQSLQLNGVAAQVYASDGLSEVHGRYASVISNPPFHTGIRQDTSIAERFFNQVTRNLLPRGELRIVANGFLRYPPLIEQHIGPCEVLRENNRFKVYSAVAPG
- the hrpB gene encoding ATP-dependent helicase HrpB, yielding MSELPVTQILPQLLHAMESHLSAVLQAPPGAGKTTLVPLALLQAEWLAGQKIILLEPRRLAARAAAERLAHMLGEPVGQTVGYRIRLDSKVSAATRIEVVTEGILQRQLQADPELPGVGLVIFDEFHERSLDADLGLALCVQTQQYLRDELPLRLLVMSATLDAEGVSQLLDDAPVVTSLGRQFPVTVNYGAPWESRQFIEPLVCQTVLQALSDEQGSLLVFLPGTAEIRRVQAQLEQSLGSRPDVLLTPLYGELDFTAQRQAIQSAPIGQRKIVLATAIAETSLTIEGIRVVVDAGLSREAAFDPQTGMTRLQTRRVSRAAAEQRAGRAGRLEPGVCYRLWSAQQHEQLAAQREPEIRQADLAPLALQLAHWGVQDTSELVWLDPPPAAALQQGRELLQRLGALQHSERGWQLTAHGETLVSLPMHPRLAHMLVVGQRVGLGQMAARLAAIVDERDLLRRAVSVDASLRLALFDDARGADADRGALQRARKLAEQWQRQLQRLPQWGQVSDPAHDKWVGVLLALAYPDRIAQRRGAAGSEYRLANGRAAAFIEPDSLQQSSWLAIAALGGQAAQRNARIFLAAELDVPALLALQPELLNQRDTLAWDARSESLLAERQERIGELVWQRTALPQIDPQQRQRALCDVVRRQGLALLPWTPALRQWQARIALLRALDLAQQPTSDWPDMSDQTLLDSLEDWLAPYLDKVTRLAHFANLDLPGILAARLPWPLPQQLDEQAPTHWQVPTGSRIRIDYSETPPSLSVRLQELFGSADNPRIARGRQPLKLQLLSPAQRPVQVTQDLAGFWRGSYAEVKKEMKGRYPKHYWPDDPLQAEPTRRAKPRS
- a CDS encoding Lrp/AsnC family transcriptional regulator; the encoded protein is MNSLNLDRYDLKILAALQHDARISNQELAERIGLSPSPCSRRVKALEDSGLIKRQVALLDPGMLGLKLTAFVMIGMDRHTPERFAGFEAVIRECPEVLDCCLVTGMDADYHLRVVVPDMEHYQQLLLGTLTRIEGVSSVRSSFVLSQVLASTELPLKHLGLN
- a CDS encoding GGDEF domain-containing protein; the encoded protein is MTDIAREIEQDSAVYKTLLESTKAIPWKIDWATMQFAYIGPQIEALLGWAQNSWLSVNDWSDRMHPEDREWVVNFCVSQSQSGIDHEADYRALTRDGNYVWIRDVVHVVRNDDGEVEALVGFMFDISERKKTEEKLLTLQKELEELSFKDGLTGVANRRMFDSIMQLEWTNSRRTGQPLSVIMIDIDYFKQYNDHYGHLKGDDCLRRVAKALNTAAARSRDFFARYGGEEFILVLPETDAAAAERVAERCRNLVFKEQIQHDYSAVSQILTISMGLGTITPSQKDEPRAFIDAVDRNLYLAKQQGRNRQVSGLD
- a CDS encoding SpoIIAA family protein, with translation MLNITLDPDSAIVTLEPHGTLSEEDFRRAGAAVDPFIELHGGLRGMIIHVHSFPGWDSFSAMISHLSFVQQHHRKVKRIAVASDSNLGNLAEAIGSHLVAAEIRPFGFDQLEDAKRWILAG
- a CDS encoding TMEM165/GDT1 family protein, with amino-acid sequence MEAFFVSTGIVSLAEIGDKTQLLALLLAARFRRPWPIIWGILVATVVNHALAGAVGQVVADLLSYEWQHGILAVSFLAVAAWTLVPDKLDEDDTPPIGRYGAFMATLIAFFLAEMGDKTQIATVVLAAQFDAYLWVVLGTTLGMLLANVPVVLLGNAAADKLPLVWIRRVTALAFLLLGLYAGWLVFQPA
- a CDS encoding polyribonucleotide nucleotidyltransferase, which translates into the protein MRLKPLAAVLLATTLTTQLTACGTVFYPERRGQISGEIDPGVAILNGIGLLFYIIPGVVAFAVDFATGAIYLPDARYSLEPSQLQPAIDADGKVDKSKLQAILHRELNLDLQLDQAEESRQPLPSHIALLHTAPRA
- a CDS encoding beta/alpha barrel domain-containing protein, which encodes MALDTATSGRIHSILGSAQAKIEQLRNLEPFLIDLSLRENPVGARVGQTLADKLAILPKVRAFGFDKILLGTLDYSMPDELEVDDDFMLYLRDQQIDTTGCYAFTDIGLVDAQGQFTPSPSMLKLRDYRVPNTLHEIYLSKDGMAGQYDLPTLVRSLPASIAWLQQNIRGDNGGAPKILINVVDGCDALAEDPDTACSVFALLAQQPIEGISIEDDRGTYLPFQVGAFVAAIRCVLPAPLKLLVHMHAGGGFENASVLEALLNGADGAWGGLPKRAAIIGHASLGELIANLVRVGNPHMSTRYQLDQLLPLATQLQVLDEEETVPDDLPILGYNAYRLPLSFFRQRADRFMDLIPEAIGGSYRYRICPVVSDPAVIAGRLAEVTGQPADSFSQAVLQQMVRLMRRELRAGERIVYDQPAQLLALYDRACNSL
- a CDS encoding cation diffusion facilitator family transporter, yielding MSSERTHDSAERARLLRLATRASVAVALVLIALKGGVWLASGSVSLLAGLIDSLMDAGASIINLFAVGYALKPADKEHRFGHGKAEALAGLAQAAFISGSALLVLLQGVDRLLHPQPLDAAWSGIAVMLFSIIATLGLLALQRHVIKRTGSTAIGADALHYRSDLLLNLSIIAALLLAQFGVQRADALFGLAIALFIAFGAVQIGRQAVQILMDRELPDGVRAHTLQLARSIPGVLDIHDLRTRESGQHWFMQLHLELPAELSLAQAHEIGEQVRLAIITHYPQAEVLVHKDPA
- a CDS encoding DUF2788 domain-containing protein, which gives rise to MTYDQFEALAMPLMIFGLVAFMGFIVWDLAKQSKAGRYGTFVLFGVLGLGVMAFVIKEVVIGIIS